One stretch of Pigmentiphaga aceris DNA includes these proteins:
- the def gene encoding peptide deformylase, whose translation MIREIVRMGDSRLLRIAQPVQQTGTPELAQLVEDMFDTMHAEGGVGLAAPQIGVDLQLVVFGFEQSERNPDAAPVPRTVLINPVITPLSDEIEDGWEGCLSIPGLRGVVPRYRHIRYQGLDADGNIIDREATGFHARVVQHEYDHLVGTLYTMRITDFSRFGFTDVLFPATEA comes from the coding sequence ATGATCCGTGAAATCGTACGTATGGGTGACTCGCGGCTGCTGCGCATTGCACAGCCGGTGCAGCAAACCGGCACGCCTGAATTGGCGCAACTGGTTGAAGACATGTTCGATACCATGCACGCCGAAGGCGGGGTAGGGCTGGCGGCTCCGCAGATTGGCGTGGATCTTCAATTGGTGGTGTTCGGTTTCGAGCAAAGCGAACGCAACCCAGATGCCGCGCCGGTTCCGCGGACGGTGCTGATCAACCCCGTGATCACTCCCTTGTCGGACGAGATCGAAGACGGTTGGGAAGGCTGCCTGTCGATTCCAGGTCTGCGTGGGGTGGTGCCCCGTTATCGGCACATCCGTTATCAGGGCCTGGATGCCGACGGCAACATCATCGATCGTGAAGCAACCGGCTTCCATGCCCGCGTTGTGCAGCACGAATACGACCACTTGGTTGGCACGCTGTACACAATGCGTATCACCGATTTCAGCCGTTTTGGGTTCACCGACGTACTGTTTCCTGCGACTGAGGCCTGA
- a CDS encoding ankyrin repeat domain-containing protein produces the protein MATMLFVTGCASNASAAGQFDDFFIDVRNDRAPKVKSALSRGLSPNTRAEDGSPAIMEAIKEDAWGVYDVLLAAKDIDLNIQNPAKETPLMYLAIKGDVPRATALVARGAEVNQAGWTPLHYAATIGNVELIKLFIANYAYIDAAAPNQTTPLMMAARHDHFDAVKLLLDEGADATLKNQLGMDAADFAKSMGHTTLANALRERIDRDVKRRGAKP, from the coding sequence ATGGCCACGATGCTGTTCGTGACTGGCTGCGCAAGCAACGCCAGCGCGGCGGGCCAGTTCGACGACTTCTTTATCGACGTTCGTAACGATCGCGCACCGAAAGTAAAGTCGGCACTGTCTCGCGGCCTGTCGCCCAACACCCGTGCCGAAGACGGCAGCCCCGCCATCATGGAAGCCATCAAGGAAGATGCCTGGGGGGTCTACGATGTACTGCTGGCTGCCAAGGACATCGACCTGAACATCCAGAACCCGGCCAAGGAAACCCCGCTGATGTACTTGGCGATCAAGGGTGACGTGCCGCGCGCAACTGCCTTGGTTGCGCGTGGTGCCGAGGTCAATCAGGCAGGCTGGACGCCGCTGCACTACGCCGCAACCATTGGCAATGTCGAGCTGATCAAGCTCTTCATCGCCAATTACGCCTATATCGACGCCGCTGCACCGAACCAGACCACGCCGCTGATGATGGCCGCGCGACACGACCACTTTGACGCCGTGAAGCTGTTGCTGGACGAAGGTGCCGATGCCACGCTGAAGAATCAGTTGGGCATGGACGCCGCCGATTTTGCCAAATCGATGGGCCACACCACCTTGGCCAATGCGCTGCGTGAACGCATTGACCGCGACGTGAAGCGCCGCGGAGCAAAGCCATGA
- a CDS encoding TatD family hydrolase, whose translation MFADSHCHLNFPDLAAQLPEILARMRVNRVSQALCVSVNLTDWPGLMQMVDSQPGLWASVGVHPDYEDTPEPSVDELVALAAAPKVVAIGETGLDYFRLTGDLEWQRARFRRHIQAARQTRKPLIIHTRAAADDTLRLMQEEGASEAGGVMHCFTESQAVADAALAMNFYISFSGIVTFKSARDLQEVARTVPLDRLLIETDSPYLAPVPFRGKQNDPSKVIHVAEKIAELRGMTVADVARISSDNFFRLFNGIDRTHHV comes from the coding sequence ATGTTTGCCGACTCCCACTGCCATCTGAACTTTCCCGACCTCGCCGCCCAACTGCCCGAGATCCTGGCCCGCATGCGCGTCAACCGCGTCAGCCAAGCCCTGTGCGTCAGCGTCAACCTGACAGACTGGCCCGGCCTCATGCAAATGGTCGACAGCCAGCCCGGCCTGTGGGCGTCCGTAGGCGTACACCCAGACTACGAAGACACACCCGAACCATCAGTCGACGAACTCGTCGCACTGGCCGCCGCACCCAAAGTCGTTGCCATTGGTGAAACCGGACTGGACTACTTCCGCCTGACCGGCGACCTGGAATGGCAGCGTGCGCGCTTCCGCCGACACATCCAAGCCGCCCGCCAAACTCGAAAGCCCCTGATCATTCACACCCGCGCAGCCGCCGACGACACCTTGCGACTCATGCAGGAAGAGGGCGCGTCGGAAGCCGGTGGCGTGATGCACTGTTTTACCGAATCGCAGGCCGTTGCCGATGCCGCGCTGGCCATGAACTTCTATATTTCGTTCTCGGGCATCGTGACCTTCAAAAGCGCCCGAGACTTGCAGGAAGTGGCCAGAACCGTGCCGCTTGACCGGCTGCTGATCGAAACCGACTCGCCGTATCTGGCACCGGTGCCGTTCCGTGGCAAGCAAAACGACCCATCCAAAGTCATTCATGTTGCCGAAAAAATCGCCGAACTGCGTGGCATGACGGTTGCGGACGTGGCCCGGATATCGTCTGACAACTTCTTCCGGTTGTTCAACGGGATAGATCGTACTCATCACGTTTGA